One Pseudoalteromonas sp. NC201 DNA segment encodes these proteins:
- a CDS encoding AAA family ATPase produces the protein MLSIDEAETKFKTIYSEVINNLGSIASEEDSKIQILNRIFTECLGWGFSDIKAETKHENGFSDYIFRASDTPQFVVEAKRVGRLDVEVAKRDAIKYLKLSGSALKKCNDGIDQAFSYASPNGLPLAILTDGLIWVVFKTHIPGENYKNKQGIVFPSLEAIKNDFSSFFELLSKSNVENRVFNSIFDDVHHNRILISHNLKAPIDDTEIKLTKRSDIAYDLEKVFANFFERLSGDDDDDMMVECFVESHESRIADYSLEKITTSVLGNLSREKNNVDGELSRIISNTIESENIGESEQSIFIVGPTGSGKTAFLERFFSKTLSKTIRDKCIVLNVNCLDASGDEQTIVNWMIERLIAQLESQLYADGIPTWDDLRGLYHGQYLRRVRGVDKELYETDKSAFKIKFGDFLENEVEKDREGYLNRILKDVLNNRHMLPIIVIDNTDEFSLEFKTRIFQLSNSIKREINHCMLFFPVTDKSAWIFSKTDIFSIHQSRSFFLPTPSPKEVFRKRINYINGKLSSPSSEDDKKLYFSKKGIGISITDINSFAKVIEDVFVNHDYTSKTLGELTNFNIRRTLLLSQRVITSPIIRIEDLIKSYISGNMVTTNFTKFIEALILGDYTVYKQGDAPEICPIFCVSGGYIQSPLLKLRVLSLLKATQQGNRSIEDKHLTVPSIISYFDTMGVHEATIEHTLIELFELGLIEPYDLSMSSLSNNQRFTISYKGSSHLQLASRNSVYFYQMALTTPIDCSDTSEKIRSTYKANIRFIEKVNRIKNIFSDYLIKEDVKYISEPNHSEKYEHQVLMIKNIAGFGSRKAPEDELVSTFGDYYKKGTILRGVDAVVDAFDVNDKSGFANVESYEESVYFNLMQLRSLGVEFVHDGDILRCDIARGDNGIYIERVHYVLDNKEDIIVDDCIITKVFSHRGYGFCKFGSSEQDAFFHKTIFDKTTRKILSEGFKFKAEIIPGQKGDYQVRMVIPDAGAN, from the coding sequence ATGCTCAGTATCGATGAAGCAGAAACAAAGTTTAAAACAATCTATTCTGAAGTTATCAATAATCTTGGCTCTATCGCTAGCGAGGAAGACTCAAAAATTCAAATATTAAATAGAATTTTTACAGAGTGCTTAGGCTGGGGGTTTAGTGATATCAAAGCTGAGACTAAACATGAAAATGGGTTCTCCGACTACATCTTTCGTGCAAGTGATACCCCTCAGTTTGTTGTTGAAGCGAAGAGAGTAGGAAGGCTAGATGTAGAAGTTGCTAAAAGAGATGCCATAAAGTACCTCAAACTTAGCGGATCCGCCCTCAAAAAATGTAATGATGGGATTGATCAAGCATTTAGTTATGCTTCTCCGAATGGCCTACCTCTTGCCATTCTAACTGATGGTTTAATATGGGTTGTTTTTAAAACACATATTCCTGGAGAGAATTATAAGAATAAACAAGGTATTGTTTTCCCGTCGCTTGAAGCAATAAAAAATGATTTCAGCTCATTTTTTGAATTATTATCAAAATCTAATGTCGAGAATAGGGTATTTAACTCAATATTTGATGATGTTCATCATAACAGGATATTGATAAGCCATAACCTAAAAGCTCCTATAGATGATACAGAAATAAAACTAACAAAAAGGTCAGATATTGCTTATGATCTAGAAAAGGTTTTCGCGAATTTCTTTGAGAGATTATCAGGAGATGATGACGATGACATGATGGTAGAATGTTTTGTGGAGTCTCATGAAAGCCGTATCGCTGATTACTCTCTAGAAAAAATAACTACCAGTGTATTAGGAAACCTCTCTCGTGAAAAAAACAATGTGGATGGAGAACTGTCTAGAATAATATCCAATACCATTGAATCAGAAAATATAGGTGAGTCAGAACAATCTATTTTCATTGTTGGGCCTACAGGTTCTGGTAAAACGGCATTTTTAGAGCGGTTTTTTAGTAAAACTCTTTCGAAAACGATTAGAGATAAGTGTATTGTTCTAAATGTTAACTGCTTAGATGCATCAGGTGATGAGCAGACAATCGTAAATTGGATGATAGAAAGACTGATTGCTCAATTAGAATCTCAATTATATGCTGATGGAATACCAACTTGGGATGACTTACGAGGCTTATATCATGGTCAATATCTCAGGAGAGTTAGAGGAGTAGACAAAGAACTGTATGAAACAGATAAGTCAGCATTTAAAATTAAGTTTGGTGATTTTTTAGAGAATGAAGTAGAAAAAGACAGGGAAGGTTATTTAAATAGAATTTTAAAAGATGTCTTGAACAATAGACATATGCTGCCAATTATCGTCATAGATAATACAGATGAATTTTCTTTAGAATTTAAAACTAGAATATTCCAATTATCTAATTCGATAAAGAGAGAAATTAACCACTGTATGTTATTTTTCCCTGTTACGGATAAATCAGCCTGGATTTTTTCTAAAACTGATATATTTAGCATTCATCAATCTCGGTCTTTTTTCCTTCCAACTCCGTCGCCAAAAGAAGTTTTTAGAAAGAGAATCAACTATATAAATGGAAAGCTGTCTTCACCATCTTCAGAGGACGACAAGAAGCTCTACTTTTCTAAAAAAGGTATTGGTATATCGATTACAGATATTAATAGCTTTGCGAAAGTAATTGAAGATGTATTTGTCAATCATGATTATACATCTAAAACACTGGGTGAACTTACCAACTTTAATATACGAAGAACTCTCTTGCTATCTCAGAGGGTTATTACCTCCCCGATCATAAGGATCGAAGATTTAATAAAATCTTATATTTCTGGAAATATGGTTACCACCAATTTCACTAAGTTTATAGAAGCATTGATTTTGGGGGATTACACCGTATATAAGCAAGGTGATGCTCCTGAAATATGTCCTATATTCTGTGTTTCTGGTGGTTATATTCAATCGCCATTATTGAAATTAAGAGTTCTATCATTGCTAAAAGCTACACAGCAAGGGAATAGATCTATTGAAGACAAGCACTTAACAGTTCCTTCAATAATCAGCTATTTCGATACCATGGGTGTTCATGAAGCAACTATAGAGCATACGTTAATAGAGCTTTTCGAATTGGGTTTAATTGAGCCATATGATTTATCGATGAGTAGCTTGTCTAATAATCAAAGATTTACAATATCTTATAAAGGTAGTTCCCATCTGCAATTAGCATCTAGAAACAGTGTATATTTCTACCAGATGGCGCTAACAACACCGATCGATTGCTCTGATACTTCTGAAAAAATCAGGTCTACTTATAAGGCCAATATTAGGTTTATTGAAAAAGTAAATAGAATCAAAAATATATTTTCAGACTACTTAATAAAAGAGGATGTAAAATATATATCTGAACCTAATCATTCAGAAAAGTATGAGCATCAAGTGTTGATGATAAAAAATATAGCTGGTTTTGGCAGTCGAAAAGCTCCTGAAGATGAATTGGTATCGACTTTCGGTGATTACTATAAAAAAGGGACTATTTTACGAGGCGTAGATGCAGTAGTTGACGCATTTGATGTAAATGACAAGAGTGGTTTTGCGAATGTGGAAAGTTATGAGGAAAGCGTCTATTTTAATCTAATGCAGTTAAGAAGCTTAGGTGTTGAATTTGTACATGATGGTGATATTTTAAGATGTGACATTGCCAGAGGAGATAATGGAATATATATAGAGAGAGTTCATTATGTTCTTGATAACAAAGAAGATATAATTGTAGACGATTGCATTATAACCAAAGTGTTTTCTCATAGAGGGTATGGGTTTTGTAAGTTTGGTTCTTCTGAGCAGGACGCTTTCTTTCACAAAACAATATTTGATAAAACAACAAGGAAAATACTGTCTGAGGGATTTAAATTTAAAGCAGAAATTATACCTGGGCAGAAAGGAGACTATCAGGTAAGAATGGTGATACCTGATGCAGGTGCTAACTGA
- a CDS encoding ChuX/HutX family heme-like substrate-binding protein, giving the protein MEQLIQDYKMLLIGEPNIRPIVAAMQLGVSEAELLNAQLDEPVTSRVTRLDEHKIADLLKGFKKLGKVMALTRNGSVVSEITGLYEKLYVTGHSNKLSAVAINPGGIDLRLFLHKWKSVFLVETDKHTSFQFFDENGRAVHKVYMTADADFNEFVNLKARYQLTHSHKLDVTPFEVLDTNIRDLSTAQLDDFRSQWGELNDVHHFPKLLETYNLERLQALEIVGSPWSFELQSFDLADIFQQANMFKQEIMVFVGNPGAVQIFSGKVENLKQVGPWFNVLDPEFSLHIKADDLTRAFVVRKPTDNGNTVVTSIEFFDANRETVLTLFGRRIEGKKQTDEWQALCERLIHKGRVAA; this is encoded by the coding sequence ATGGAACAACTTATTCAAGATTATAAAATGCTACTAATCGGAGAGCCTAACATTAGGCCCATTGTTGCGGCTATGCAGCTAGGTGTGAGTGAAGCTGAGTTGCTAAACGCACAGCTGGATGAGCCTGTTACGTCTCGAGTTACCAGATTAGATGAGCATAAAATCGCGGATTTATTAAAAGGATTTAAAAAGCTTGGAAAAGTGATGGCTTTGACTAGAAATGGCTCTGTGGTGAGCGAGATAACTGGTTTGTATGAAAAGCTCTATGTTACAGGGCACAGTAACAAACTTAGTGCCGTGGCCATCAATCCAGGAGGGATTGATCTGCGGCTTTTCTTGCACAAATGGAAAAGTGTATTTCTTGTTGAAACGGATAAGCATACTAGTTTTCAATTTTTCGATGAAAATGGTCGCGCTGTACATAAGGTATATATGACTGCAGACGCCGACTTTAACGAGTTTGTGAACCTTAAAGCACGCTACCAGCTAACACATAGTCACAAGTTGGATGTAACGCCTTTTGAAGTCCTAGATACTAATATTAGGGACTTGAGTACTGCGCAACTAGATGATTTTAGGTCGCAGTGGGGCGAGTTAAATGATGTCCATCATTTTCCAAAGCTTTTAGAGACATATAACCTTGAACGCTTGCAGGCCCTTGAAATCGTTGGCTCACCATGGAGCTTTGAGCTACAAAGCTTTGACCTTGCAGATATATTTCAGCAAGCAAACATGTTTAAGCAAGAGATTATGGTATTCGTTGGCAATCCAGGTGCGGTACAGATCTTCTCTGGAAAGGTTGAAAACCTCAAACAAGTTGGCCCTTGGTTTAACGTATTAGATCCTGAGTTTAGCCTGCATATAAAAGCAGACGACCTAACCCGCGCGTTCGTGGTCAGAAAACCCACGGATAACGGCAATACTGTGGTTACCTCTATTGAGTTTTTTGATGCCAATCGCGAGACTGTATTAACGCTGTTTGGTCGCCGAATTGAAGGCAAAAAACAAACCGATGAGTGGCAGGCGCTATGTGAGCGATTGATCCATAAAGGACGGGTTGCGGCGTAA
- a CDS encoding MFS transporter, producing MLLTLLLAFIAFLAGADELMLGPILEPIGLELGVKPERVTLFITTYSVALAIVAPLFGALSDKAGHRAIILPAIVVFGGASIATGLVTSFKWGLVARVITGIASAGMLPIAFAIAASSGGDALKRIGWVQAGLTLGMISSPAFGAFLTHLMSWRAAFVALGIATWVVALLLTVNRRAIPSDKAGEGTKISVKLWQIPGVVGALLTMCIGLGGGIGLFNLVGQHLRDTQALSVWFIGVLYALLGLVSVAGNLMMPKLATHFESGRQVMRASLVVCLIASSGLYWYQGISLIPLYFLMTLWALAGGIGSPALQAYISELSPAHRGVLISLAMSMMHIGVAIWSAVAGFAYSLGAAAMALLAIILFSLAILCLRPVKGASV from the coding sequence ATGTTATTGACTTTATTACTCGCCTTTATTGCGTTTTTAGCCGGGGCCGATGAGCTGATGCTTGGGCCTATTCTTGAGCCTATTGGACTCGAATTAGGTGTAAAGCCTGAGCGAGTTACACTGTTTATTACCACTTACAGCGTTGCCCTAGCGATTGTGGCTCCGCTATTTGGGGCGCTCTCGGATAAAGCAGGGCACCGCGCTATCATCTTACCTGCAATAGTGGTTTTTGGTGGTGCCTCCATCGCGACAGGGCTTGTCACTTCATTTAAGTGGGGCTTAGTTGCTCGTGTGATCACGGGGATTGCCAGTGCTGGCATGCTCCCGATTGCGTTTGCCATCGCGGCAAGCTCTGGTGGAGATGCGCTCAAACGGATCGGTTGGGTGCAAGCAGGCTTAACTCTTGGCATGATCTCAAGTCCTGCGTTTGGCGCGTTTTTAACGCATTTAATGTCGTGGCGAGCGGCTTTTGTTGCACTCGGGATCGCCACTTGGGTTGTGGCGTTATTACTTACCGTAAACCGCCGTGCGATCCCAAGTGACAAAGCTGGAGAAGGCACCAAGATATCAGTCAAGCTATGGCAAATCCCCGGTGTTGTTGGCGCATTACTTACCATGTGTATCGGTTTAGGTGGTGGTATTGGTTTGTTCAATTTGGTTGGGCAGCATTTACGAGATACACAAGCACTGTCAGTGTGGTTTATTGGTGTACTGTATGCCTTATTAGGCTTAGTGAGTGTTGCTGGAAACCTGATGATGCCAAAACTCGCAACCCACTTTGAAAGTGGGCGGCAGGTCATGCGTGCGTCATTGGTCGTTTGCCTCATTGCCAGTAGCGGGCTTTATTGGTATCAAGGTATCTCTCTCATACCGTTATACTTTTTGATGACACTTTGGGCATTGGCTGGCGGCATTGGTTCACCGGCATTACAGGCATATATTTCAGAACTTTCGCCTGCACATCGTGGTGTACTTATCTCACTGGCCATGAGCATGATGCACATTGGTGTGGCGATTTGGTCTGCCGTCGCAGGTTTTGCTTACAGCCTTGGTGCGGCTGCAATGGCGCTGCTTGCTATTATTTTGTTTAGTCTTGCCATTTTGTGTTTACGCCCCGTAAAAGGCGCATCAGTTTAG
- a CDS encoding class I SAM-dependent methyltransferase: MSFKIEACNLNNIDVAVKTLKENYVENFPAIRVTKDKILGKGISLYLLSDISQVPHNPIATFGLSSAYDDEDVWKEVRASLSDDFDPKKDAVVGQLSISSKDVAITRVVYGLLLDKAQQMGYERLFFILRGNVDFYKKLFNAILIKSDCNYDIGVDRKISALVVETKEIKQRGLRFLNRNLSSCFNKSDSLIKREIMNKSHWDEYSSAFDSIITPPQVELYNTIAPLLSGVVLDAGCGNGNLAAFVNGEVSTYHGVDTSLDMVQKANANLQRLKEPQRFQAFHVQLEEFVNTHQYDVITLINSVYAMDNPSLVFKHCYNLLAPGGLLIIANPNENMTKSHMEMMIELYESQFSGNPAVADFKRLNLQFVTQYQHSFYTLDKIEGWLEQAGLSVTNRDCTHFHGAMNLIVAKK, from the coding sequence ATGTCTTTTAAAATAGAAGCATGTAATTTAAATAATATTGATGTCGCAGTTAAAACGTTGAAAGAAAACTATGTGGAAAACTTTCCAGCTATCAGAGTTACTAAAGATAAAATCTTAGGTAAAGGTATTTCTCTATACCTACTTAGTGATATAAGCCAAGTTCCACATAATCCAATAGCGACTTTTGGACTGAGCAGTGCGTATGACGATGAAGATGTTTGGAAAGAAGTAAGGGCATCATTAAGCGATGACTTTGACCCTAAAAAGGATGCAGTTGTAGGCCAGCTTAGTATATCGAGTAAAGATGTCGCAATTACCAGAGTCGTTTATGGTCTGTTATTAGATAAAGCACAACAGATGGGTTATGAGCGGTTGTTTTTTATCCTGAGAGGAAATGTTGATTTTTATAAAAAGTTATTTAACGCTATACTGATTAAAAGTGATTGCAACTATGATATTGGGGTTGATAGAAAAATATCTGCTCTAGTTGTTGAAACGAAAGAGATAAAGCAAAGGGGCCTTCGCTTCCTAAATCGAAACTTATCATCTTGCTTTAATAAGAGTGATAGTCTAATTAAAAGGGAAATTATGAATAAATCTCATTGGGATGAATATAGTAGTGCATTTGACTCTATTATTACTCCACCACAGGTTGAACTTTATAATACAATTGCTCCGCTGTTGTCAGGAGTTGTACTGGATGCTGGATGTGGAAATGGAAACTTAGCCGCTTTTGTTAATGGTGAGGTTTCTACTTATCACGGCGTCGATACATCTCTTGATATGGTGCAAAAAGCCAACGCCAATCTGCAGAGACTTAAAGAACCACAGCGATTTCAAGCATTTCATGTTCAACTCGAAGAATTTGTAAATACACATCAATACGACGTGATTACATTAATAAACAGTGTTTATGCGATGGATAATCCTTCTTTAGTTTTTAAACACTGCTATAACTTACTTGCTCCGGGTGGCCTGTTAATTATCGCAAACCCCAATGAAAACATGACAAAATCTCACATGGAAATGATGATTGAGCTGTATGAATCGCAATTTAGTGGCAATCCTGCTGTTGCAGACTTTAAGAGATTGAATTTACAATTTGTCACACAATACCAACATTCGTTTTATACTTTAGATAAAATTGAAGGTTGGCTAGAACAAGCTGGACTGTCTGTAACAAACCGAGACTGCACTCACTTTCATGGTGCAATGAATTTAATCGTAGCTAAAAAGTAG
- a CDS encoding glycine zipper domain-containing protein: MKSRKNLVAASIMTALLSGCAMTDDTKTRAEGASTGALIGGALGLVLGDNKQAAMIGALIGAVAGDLYAKSVVKKKQDYANTELYMQDVIKGAQEKLIAAKNEREKIHLEIEGYTAQLESIEAESQKRSAEYSSLETQKDSLSKAVSKSAKLVEILTEEIQYQKDVLAQERETVSVQLASHSETVIQQLLAEKNELEVMQAQLASLDRRKLY, encoded by the coding sequence ATGAAAAGTAGAAAAAACCTTGTTGCTGCTTCAATCATGACAGCTTTGCTATCCGGGTGTGCAATGACTGACGACACTAAAACTCGAGCTGAGGGAGCATCGACAGGTGCACTCATTGGTGGTGCGCTTGGTTTGGTATTAGGTGACAATAAGCAAGCCGCTATGATTGGTGCATTGATTGGTGCTGTTGCCGGTGATCTTTATGCCAAGAGTGTGGTTAAGAAGAAGCAGGATTACGCTAATACTGAGTTATATATGCAAGATGTGATTAAAGGGGCACAAGAGAAACTTATCGCAGCAAAAAATGAAAGAGAAAAAATTCATTTGGAAATAGAAGGTTATACCGCGCAGTTAGAAAGCATTGAGGCAGAGTCTCAAAAACGCAGTGCTGAGTATAGTAGCTTAGAAACGCAAAAAGATAGTCTGTCTAAAGCGGTTTCCAAGTCAGCTAAGTTAGTCGAGATATTGACTGAAGAAATTCAGTACCAAAAGGACGTGCTGGCACAAGAAAGAGAAACCGTTTCTGTGCAATTAGCCTCACATAGTGAAACGGTTATTCAACAACTTCTTGCTGAAAAGAACGAGCTAGAAGTCATGCAAGCCCAGCTAGCTTCATTAGATAGACGGAAATTATATTAA
- a CDS encoding 2OG-Fe dioxygenase family protein, translating into MTKTTLLRNGFCQYSLPNLNVGSRQDIESLLKQVEPELGLDTYIPSGQNARGIVRYTVKDANTHLISPENRQGGQYYVYGLSQQLNPDAGGKQRWFKAITHCTDGTLICNHPVIAALTEFLIQHSIPAPSYHVEHQFIGYYPTPHADCLVTPNTLHFDGLSHQTITSILTLARENVSGGEFVIADGVAVNTPIDNVSTQDLRLFAELPVGSGVIMDECQRGTSRPLCHSAMATRMENVQQNTVSKRIILVSEVTPIWH; encoded by the coding sequence ATGACTAAAACTACATTGTTAAGAAATGGTTTCTGCCAATATTCTTTGCCAAATTTAAACGTTGGTTCACGACAAGATATTGAGTCGTTACTGAAGCAGGTAGAACCTGAATTAGGCTTAGACACCTATATTCCATCCGGCCAAAATGCAAGAGGTATCGTGCGCTATACCGTCAAGGACGCTAACACTCACCTTATCAGCCCCGAAAATAGACAAGGAGGCCAATACTATGTTTACGGCTTGTCTCAACAACTAAACCCGGACGCAGGGGGTAAACAAAGATGGTTCAAAGCAATAACACATTGCACTGACGGTACATTGATTTGCAACCACCCAGTAATAGCAGCGCTGACTGAATTTTTGATCCAACATTCAATTCCAGCACCGTCGTACCATGTTGAGCATCAGTTTATTGGCTATTATCCGACACCTCATGCGGATTGCTTAGTAACCCCAAATACGCTTCATTTCGACGGGTTAAGTCATCAAACGATTACCTCAATCCTTACGCTGGCCAGAGAGAATGTATCAGGCGGGGAGTTTGTGATAGCTGACGGTGTCGCGGTAAACACCCCTATAGATAATGTCAGTACCCAAGATCTTCGGCTCTTTGCTGAATTACCAGTGGGGTCAGGCGTGATTATGGACGAGTGTCAACGTGGTACTTCCCGCCCACTTTGCCATAGTGCAATGGCGACAAGAATGGAGAATGTGCAGCAAAATACCGTCTCTAAACGAATAATTTTGGTCTCAGAAGTCACGCCTATTTGGCACTAG
- a CDS encoding Calx-beta domain-containing protein — protein MSIKPIKAQYYCNNIEHCSNARAHKLFTKSYANKCGVCAQPLLFARWHFSFVTSFSWVLCLSTLAALSYPYFFPKEYENITFSGVKTEVQESNAVVEVTIHRTTGIDLVQQIELITEDGTAKAAEDYRALDIALQFQPGEVQKSINIPIIPDSDVYENNEMFYIKLKNVKGQPSHIVMIVEAGVNKDLVEKSSLLVSNLSALAADLSNDLKQLEILGNYLSTKENPKANLVKNYRNTQDNIQRAREKYIVLFNEALDLDPNVLRNALDSHLEALKKQQFHTQYEATTVMKAQLLDYLSSRVSNSPKWLEELGEVVKLEVKANNNGSVI, from the coding sequence ATGTCGATTAAACCAATAAAAGCACAATATTATTGCAACAATATAGAACACTGCAGCAATGCTCGGGCGCATAAGTTATTTACTAAATCATATGCCAACAAGTGTGGTGTTTGTGCTCAGCCATTACTGTTTGCGCGTTGGCATTTTTCGTTTGTCACTTCCTTTAGTTGGGTACTTTGTTTATCAACATTGGCAGCGCTATCTTATCCATATTTTTTTCCTAAAGAATATGAAAATATTACTTTTTCTGGTGTGAAGACTGAAGTTCAAGAGTCTAATGCCGTTGTGGAAGTTACTATTCATCGAACAACAGGCATTGATTTAGTACAACAGATAGAGTTGATAACAGAAGATGGTACTGCAAAAGCAGCTGAGGACTATCGAGCCCTTGATATTGCTTTACAGTTCCAGCCTGGTGAAGTGCAAAAATCAATAAATATTCCTATTATTCCTGACTCCGATGTCTATGAAAACAATGAAATGTTTTACATTAAGCTGAAAAATGTGAAAGGGCAGCCGTCACATATCGTGATGATTGTCGAAGCTGGAGTAAACAAAGACTTAGTGGAAAAAAGCAGCCTTTTGGTAAGTAACCTTTCAGCTCTTGCAGCGGACCTTTCGAATGATTTGAAACAGCTTGAGATCCTTGGTAACTATCTGTCAACCAAAGAAAATCCAAAGGCGAACTTGGTCAAGAATTACCGTAATACTCAAGATAATATTCAAAGAGCGAGAGAAAAATACATCGTTCTTTTTAATGAAGCTTTAGATTTGGACCCTAATGTTTTGAGAAATGCATTGGATTCCCACCTTGAAGCGCTGAAAAAACAACAGTTTCATACTCAATATGAAGCAACAACTGTGATGAAAGCTCAGTTACTTGACTACTTGAGTTCCAGAGTTTCTAACTCGCCTAAGTGGCTCGAGGAGTTAGGTGAGGTAGTAAAGCTTGAAGTGAAAGCAAATAACAATGGTAGTGTTATCTAA
- a CDS encoding autoinducer binding domain-containing protein, whose product MRYQDLVDLLNASNQAEYTASFYRAISHIGFDSAIYGFLPSHEFVKHLNQMPIILATENAPLDYLKYYQENEIFKPEKDIFVAQILSGHRKPINWWRDLQSFNPTELQVATLAHAKNEFGLNNGFVVPLMCDHRGYACVTLYSNLSDKDFNHLVQENEEQIGLFCSALNSKIFSDPNLVAELYDNYIKMSDTERQVMRYLVSGKPMKQIEDHIGITYRYAAKVIDKFRKKHGNVPKDKLLYSLGHYFS is encoded by the coding sequence ATGCGCTATCAAGATCTAGTCGATTTGTTGAATGCTTCGAATCAAGCAGAATACACTGCAAGTTTTTATCGTGCCATATCACATATCGGATTTGATAGCGCAATTTATGGTTTTTTGCCAAGCCATGAATTTGTTAAACACTTGAACCAAATGCCTATCATACTAGCCACCGAAAACGCCCCTCTCGATTATTTAAAGTACTATCAGGAAAATGAAATTTTTAAGCCTGAGAAGGATATCTTCGTGGCTCAAATACTGTCAGGGCATCGAAAGCCAATCAATTGGTGGCGGGACTTACAGAGTTTTAACCCCACTGAGTTACAAGTTGCTACCTTAGCCCATGCAAAAAACGAATTTGGTCTCAATAACGGTTTTGTCGTCCCGCTCATGTGCGACCACAGAGGCTACGCTTGTGTTACTTTGTATAGCAATTTAAGTGATAAAGACTTTAATCATCTGGTACAGGAAAATGAAGAACAAATCGGGTTATTTTGCTCGGCGTTGAACAGCAAAATCTTCTCAGATCCAAACTTAGTTGCCGAGTTATACGACAATTATATAAAAATGAGCGATACAGAGCGTCAAGTGATGCGATACTTGGTTTCGGGGAAACCGATGAAGCAAATTGAAGATCATATTGGAATAACCTATCGCTACGCTGCAAAAGTAATTGATAAATTTAGAAAAAAGCACGGAAATGTGCCAAAAGACAAATTGCTCTATTCGTTAGGGCACTACTTTAGTTGA